The Enterococcus rotai genome includes a window with the following:
- a CDS encoding S8 family serine peptidase — MMKFGYVRKRKSSSLFLLTILLLSIGLNIYGTIAFADKDTPVQQNIGYDKLIEAHKKSEATVNDLSKKAFEENVKAQLTSRGFDTTGFEENTFDGNQEIRLIVQLEKAAAVEELPDPTGSKASVQSIEQATEDVIENQSTVKKKIEALTGNKSDRAFGYLINGFSIDAKYKDVDAIKSIHGVTSVSAAKVYHPTSIDSNQLANVQQVWENYKLKGEGMVISIIDSGVDPTHKDLRLSEETKEKISLQVGGQSAKNLGYGQAFTRKVPYGHNYADNNEDIIDTNPGTGMHGMHVAGIVAANGIGDDPAKAVLGVAPEAQILAMKVFPNNTRLATALDDDVIAAIEDSVKLGADVLNMSLGSVSGAVDPDSPEQLVIRQAAEAGVLSVISAGNSSISTTDNTNVDPQNKLGTIDTGTLGSPGVTKEALTVASAENTYITSGGLLVQLVDTNGTKQPYHMETSTSPSGAIVFSNPTTESTDLLKQTTDLIDVGIGAESDYQSKDVQGKIALIQRGAINFSEKQRNAKEHGAIAAFIYNNVSNSPPMGMQVENLNYLTLSLTKEDGEALVKLAKDNKNQRFSFDSGEFQFANPKTGKMSDFSSWGLTPNLEFKPEISAPGGNIYSTVNNNQYKTMSGTSMSAPFVAGSQALIYQALKNGKTSLSGTDLTRFAKLSVMNTALPMLDKNHNEVIISPRRQGAGQIKVDKAIENTTSLTDAVDGDGALALKQVGQETTISVKLKNNGNKEATYQFTDFGGVYTEAQTSTAEVYETKIKDAKMLASQNKVTIQPGQTQTIQLKLSLPNSLSKQQFVEGYIGFTSDTQPDLTMPFVGFYGDYSLASVIDAPIYDAASIQGFGFFTDKNNTFLGLKNNTIDPDLVAISPNKDGRKDEAKPTLNFLRNAKSVTYEIVDSDKKVIRRLAEEKGIRKDTFNSSMGRFTSHTITSANWDGTTFNLKTGKNEVVPDGQYQMKVVAKADIADAKPQEMYLPIKVDTVEPTIEQIGFDNANPTAKLNVNLTDELSGVDLRAVTVSVNGRIETYDLSNQTSGPVSIPLVASQQPSEGQNQVELLITDYAGNYAYRNQLIQQGTKAGLVLFNLVEDQVITSNTANFSITNQTLLINGSYPQELFVNGVKATKNEQLFEVAVPVTNDTKTIVFSTDSEDQTIIKEVPITVYSKLPELSITDPVEENSITNQSTYTLNGTTGKTTKKLEIEQTSSSQKVDLTSLIQADGHFKTDIELVHGQNLISIYATDEHGNQTVEKRIITTSSYQQREILVLENINVSNITIVGVGNSDYDSAAETYTIKGRLREKVDHFTINKQEVSYDPDTLTFSFPIKLKQGKQSLAFYIQSDQKNNGNPFVNEGYYVVVDTVLPTLQMDNLTIDEKGNYSVYTNVNPFHLKGSISDNFSGYKLFVNNENIYSDVNYDTFDEKFFEGKPAAAFDYEVPVIEGENHLQVGLTDSIGNTTSKAVSVFYSNQAPKVPIVTANNKTVTNQAVKLKATAEPKTTIYYSFDTERYDRYTDEIAVVTNQKVYFYAVDQYGNKSDITTYEVNNIQSNIAAKPIITINAKTRSQNATLPVQVVITYDKELTEEQNRYTHLRYSLDKGVSYQPYTVPFEQAKATEIWAQSYDAAGNESEIVKAVISLPKPEKPTDSTENTQSDKSSTETSGSTKQSDGSNSSEQVQQTGTSSANPSAVQGATNSSVKSYGITDQTKKERSTYPKTGEAQKNAIRLIGVALILLVCGYYFRRRQKE, encoded by the coding sequence ATGATGAAGTTTGGTTATGTTAGAAAAAGGAAAAGTAGTAGCCTGTTTTTACTAACTATTTTATTATTATCTATCGGTCTGAATATCTATGGAACAATTGCTTTTGCTGATAAAGATACACCCGTACAGCAAAATATTGGTTATGATAAGTTAATAGAGGCTCATAAAAAAAGTGAAGCGACTGTAAATGATCTAAGTAAAAAAGCGTTTGAAGAGAATGTCAAAGCCCAATTAACAAGTAGAGGATTTGATACAACTGGATTTGAAGAAAATACTTTTGACGGAAATCAAGAAATTCGGTTAATTGTGCAACTTGAAAAAGCTGCAGCAGTTGAAGAACTACCTGATCCCACAGGAAGCAAAGCGTCCGTTCAATCAATTGAACAAGCGACAGAGGATGTTATTGAAAATCAATCGACAGTAAAAAAGAAAATCGAAGCTTTAACGGGGAATAAAAGCGATCGAGCTTTTGGTTACTTGATCAATGGTTTTTCAATTGATGCGAAATATAAAGATGTTGATGCGATAAAATCTATTCATGGAGTTACCTCTGTTTCGGCTGCAAAGGTCTACCATCCAACCTCAATCGATTCAAATCAGCTGGCAAACGTTCAGCAAGTATGGGAAAACTACAAATTAAAAGGGGAAGGAATGGTTATCTCTATCATTGACTCAGGTGTTGATCCTACACATAAAGACTTACGTTTATCCGAAGAAACTAAAGAAAAAATTTCCCTACAAGTAGGAGGACAAAGCGCAAAGAATTTGGGGTATGGACAAGCCTTTACTAGAAAAGTTCCTTATGGTCACAATTATGCCGATAATAATGAGGATATTATTGACACAAATCCTGGAACGGGCATGCATGGGATGCACGTTGCAGGGATTGTTGCCGCAAATGGTATTGGAGATGATCCTGCTAAAGCAGTATTAGGTGTTGCACCAGAAGCACAAATACTTGCAATGAAAGTCTTTCCAAATAATACGAGGCTTGCAACAGCCTTAGACGATGATGTAATTGCGGCGATTGAGGATTCAGTAAAACTAGGAGCTGATGTCTTAAACATGAGTTTAGGTTCTGTTTCAGGTGCCGTGGACCCGGATTCTCCAGAACAATTAGTCATACGACAGGCTGCTGAAGCAGGTGTGTTGTCTGTGATTTCGGCAGGTAATAGTAGTATTAGTACTACGGACAATACGAATGTTGATCCACAAAATAAATTAGGAACAATAGACACAGGAACACTTGGCTCACCAGGTGTTACGAAAGAAGCTTTAACTGTTGCTTCTGCAGAAAATACGTATATTACAAGTGGTGGCTTGCTGGTTCAACTAGTTGATACAAACGGGACGAAGCAACCCTATCACATGGAAACCTCAACATCACCTTCTGGTGCAATCGTCTTTTCTAATCCAACAACTGAAAGTACAGACCTACTAAAACAAACAACCGACTTAATCGATGTTGGAATCGGAGCAGAAAGTGACTATCAATCGAAAGATGTTCAAGGAAAAATAGCATTAATTCAACGTGGGGCAATCAATTTTTCAGAAAAACAACGTAATGCCAAGGAACATGGAGCAATTGCTGCATTTATTTATAACAACGTTTCAAATAGTCCTCCTATGGGAATGCAAGTCGAGAATCTTAACTATTTAACTTTAAGTTTAACAAAAGAAGATGGGGAAGCACTTGTTAAACTAGCGAAAGATAATAAGAATCAACGATTCAGTTTTGATAGCGGTGAGTTTCAATTTGCAAATCCTAAAACAGGTAAAATGTCTGATTTTTCTTCATGGGGATTAACACCCAATTTGGAATTTAAGCCGGAAATATCAGCTCCTGGAGGGAATATTTACTCGACAGTTAATAACAATCAATATAAAACGATGAGTGGAACGTCAATGTCTGCTCCATTTGTTGCTGGTTCCCAAGCACTTATTTATCAGGCCTTGAAAAATGGAAAAACCTCGCTGTCTGGAACAGATTTAACCCGTTTTGCAAAATTATCTGTGATGAATACTGCATTACCAATGTTGGATAAAAATCATAATGAAGTGATTATTTCACCACGTCGCCAAGGTGCTGGGCAAATAAAAGTGGACAAAGCAATCGAAAATACGACGTCCTTGACTGATGCAGTTGATGGTGATGGTGCACTGGCACTAAAACAAGTTGGTCAGGAAACCACGATTTCTGTTAAACTGAAAAATAATGGGAATAAAGAAGCGACGTACCAATTTACTGACTTTGGCGGTGTTTATACAGAAGCACAAACCAGTACTGCTGAGGTCTATGAAACCAAAATAAAAGATGCGAAAATGCTAGCGAGTCAGAATAAAGTAACGATACAACCAGGTCAAACACAAACGATTCAGCTCAAATTAAGCTTACCCAATTCGTTGTCGAAACAACAATTTGTAGAAGGCTACATCGGATTTACAAGTGACACTCAACCAGATTTAACCATGCCATTTGTTGGATTTTATGGGGATTATAGTTTAGCATCTGTGATTGATGCACCAATCTATGACGCAGCGTCAATTCAAGGATTTGGTTTTTTTACAGATAAGAACAATACTTTCTTAGGTTTGAAAAATAATACGATTGATCCTGATTTAGTTGCTATTTCTCCAAATAAAGATGGTCGTAAAGATGAAGCAAAACCAACCTTAAACTTTTTACGAAATGCTAAAAGTGTTACGTATGAAATTGTAGATTCCGATAAAAAAGTAATTCGACGTTTGGCTGAGGAAAAAGGAATTCGTAAAGACACATTTAATTCTAGCATGGGGCGCTTTACGTCTCATACGATTACAAGTGCTAATTGGGATGGCACCACATTTAATTTGAAAACTGGAAAAAATGAAGTCGTACCAGATGGACAATATCAAATGAAAGTAGTCGCTAAGGCCGATATTGCTGATGCGAAACCTCAAGAAATGTATCTGCCAATAAAAGTCGATACTGTCGAACCAACGATTGAGCAAATAGGCTTCGATAATGCTAATCCAACAGCAAAATTAAATGTAAATCTGACTGATGAATTAAGTGGTGTAGATTTAAGAGCAGTCACTGTTTCTGTTAACGGAAGAATCGAAACGTATGATCTTAGCAATCAAACATCAGGACCTGTTTCGATTCCGCTCGTCGCATCTCAGCAACCGAGCGAAGGTCAGAATCAAGTAGAACTGCTGATTACGGATTATGCAGGAAATTATGCTTATCGAAATCAGTTGATACAACAAGGGACAAAGGCTGGGTTAGTCCTTTTCAATCTAGTTGAAGATCAAGTGATTACAAGCAATACCGCTAATTTTTCAATCACGAATCAAACATTGTTGATCAATGGTTCATATCCTCAGGAATTATTCGTTAACGGAGTTAAAGCGACAAAAAATGAACAGTTATTTGAAGTGGCTGTTCCTGTGACAAATGACACTAAAACGATTGTCTTTTCTACGGATAGTGAGGATCAAACTATTATTAAAGAAGTTCCGATCACTGTATATAGCAAATTGCCTGAGTTATCCATTACGGATCCCGTAGAAGAAAATAGTATAACGAATCAATCGACATATACCTTGAATGGAACAACAGGCAAAACAACGAAAAAACTAGAAATAGAGCAGACAAGTAGCAGTCAAAAAGTTGATTTGACATCTCTAATTCAAGCAGATGGTCACTTTAAAACAGATATAGAATTGGTTCATGGTCAAAATTTAATTTCGATTTATGCGACAGATGAGCACGGGAATCAAACCGTAGAAAAACGAATTATTACAACCTCAAGCTACCAGCAAAGAGAGATTCTTGTATTAGAAAATATTAATGTAAGTAATATCACTATCGTTGGTGTGGGCAACTCTGATTATGATTCAGCGGCAGAAACTTATACAATCAAAGGACGTTTGCGTGAAAAGGTCGATCATTTTACAATCAACAAACAAGAGGTTTCTTATGATCCCGATACATTGACCTTTAGTTTCCCTATTAAGCTAAAACAAGGAAAACAAAGCCTAGCATTTTATATCCAATCGGACCAAAAAAATAATGGAAATCCTTTTGTCAATGAAGGATACTATGTAGTCGTTGATACTGTTTTGCCGACCTTGCAAATGGATAACTTGACAATAGATGAAAAAGGAAATTATTCAGTCTATACGAATGTAAATCCGTTTCATTTAAAAGGCTCAATTTCAGATAATTTTTCAGGGTACAAACTCTTTGTAAATAACGAAAACATTTATTCGGATGTCAATTATGATACGTTTGATGAGAAATTTTTTGAGGGCAAACCAGCAGCTGCATTTGATTATGAAGTTCCTGTAATCGAAGGAGAGAATCATCTACAAGTTGGATTAACAGATAGTATTGGAAATACAACAAGTAAAGCTGTTTCAGTCTTTTATAGCAATCAAGCACCAAAAGTACCCATTGTCACGGCAAATAATAAAACCGTAACAAATCAAGCCGTTAAACTAAAAGCTACTGCCGAACCGAAGACCACAATCTATTATAGTTTTGATACTGAACGTTATGACCGTTATACAGATGAAATAGCTGTTGTAACAAATCAAAAAGTATACTTTTATGCAGTAGACCAGTATGGCAACAAGTCCGACATAACAACTTATGAAGTGAATAATATTCAAAGTAACATTGCGGCGAAACCGATTATAACCATTAATGCTAAAACGCGGAGCCAGAACGCGACACTTCCTGTACAAGTTGTAATTACGTATGACAAAGAATTAACAGAAGAACAAAATCGTTATACCCATCTTCGTTATAGTCTGGATAAGGGCGTCAGTTATCAACCGTATACAGTGCCATTTGAGCAAGCAAAAGCAACCGAAATCTGGGCTCAAAGCTACGATGCTGCTGGGAATGAGAGCGAGATTGTCAAAGCAGTTATATCATTACCAAAACCAGAAAAACCG
- the amaP gene encoding alkaline shock response membrane anchor protein AmaP — translation MSKLKKTFITFLLLLLMYLSFSAVVSYQTYISIPFYFLSLNDYPLVGTWLPIIAFYLAVITLIIFFVLVLITLFYPKRMSQFSFTKSDGHLKISKKAVEGFVSESLTAEKLMKNPNVKATMSQKKIKIKIKGDFQIVSDLYGKTDEWSKKLENQLHDLIGPGVKISIKIKFEKPRAENDQRVK, via the coding sequence TTGAGTAAATTAAAAAAAACATTTATTACGTTTTTACTTTTGCTACTTATGTATTTATCTTTTTCAGCCGTCGTTTCTTATCAAACATATATATCTATACCATTTTACTTTTTAAGTCTGAATGACTACCCATTAGTTGGTACTTGGTTACCTATAATTGCATTCTATCTTGCAGTAATTACTTTGATTATCTTTTTCGTTTTAGTATTAATTACACTATTTTATCCAAAAAGAATGAGTCAATTTTCATTTACAAAATCAGATGGTCATTTAAAAATCAGTAAAAAAGCGGTAGAAGGATTCGTCTCTGAGTCATTGACAGCAGAGAAATTGATGAAAAATCCAAATGTGAAAGCAACAATGAGTCAAAAAAAGATAAAGATAAAAATTAAAGGTGATTTTCAAATAGTTTCAGATTTATATGGTAAAACTGACGAATGGAGTAAAAAGTTAGAAAATCAACTACATGATTTGATTGGACCAGGCGTAAAAATTTCAATCAAAATTAAATTTGAAAAGCCTCGAGCAGAAAATGATCAACGTGTAAAATAG
- a CDS encoding DUF2273 domain-containing protein, whose product MNEVWETHKGPIIGALAGLLIALLMLTLGFFKTVLIIVFVILGGFVGWYATAHGWIDIFLSNKRK is encoded by the coding sequence ATGAATGAGGTATGGGAAACACATAAAGGACCTATAATCGGTGCACTAGCAGGTTTATTGATTGCACTATTAATGTTGACTTTAGGTTTCTTTAAAACCGTTCTAATTATCGTGTTTGTTATTCTTGGCGGTTTTGTGGGATGGTATGCTACTGCGCATGGATGGATAGATATCTTTCTTTCTAATAAAAGAAAGTAA
- a CDS encoding Asp23/Gls24 family envelope stress response protein, whose protein sequence is MDNKNLPKKEEASVNGIKGELTYDDKVIQKIIGIALESVDGLLTVEGGFFSNVANKLVNREDVTTGIDVEVGKKQVAVDLDVVTEYGRDIAALYEKIKEVISREVEKMTSLKVVEVNVTVTDVKSKEQYEEDSTTVQDRLSDATESVSNFTSEQTEKAKKVASNGVAKAKDATESRVQ, encoded by the coding sequence ATGGATAACAAAAATCTACCAAAAAAAGAAGAAGCAAGTGTAAATGGTATTAAGGGTGAACTTACTTATGATGATAAAGTAATTCAAAAAATAATCGGGATTGCGTTAGAATCAGTCGATGGATTATTAACAGTGGAGGGCGGTTTTTTCTCAAACGTTGCTAACAAGCTTGTTAATAGAGAAGACGTCACTACTGGGATCGATGTTGAAGTAGGGAAAAAACAAGTGGCAGTTGATTTAGATGTTGTAACTGAATATGGTAGAGATATTGCAGCGTTGTATGAAAAAATTAAAGAGGTTATTTCTAGAGAAGTGGAAAAAATGACTTCTCTTAAAGTAGTAGAAGTGAATGTAACTGTAACAGATGTAAAATCAAAAGAACAATATGAAGAAGATTCAACAACTGTTCAAGATCGTCTAAGTGATGCGACAGAATCTGTAAGTAATTTCACAAGTGAACAAACAGAAAAAGCAAAAAAAGTGGCAAGCAACGGTGTAGCAAAAGCAAAAGATGCCACAGAGTCAAGAGTTCAATAA
- a CDS encoding ArgE/DapE family deacylase, with protein MENQEKVQILKDIVAIKSVNGNEKEVAEYLSKLFKKHGIDSSFLEYDKDRDNLIVEIGNKNSEKVLAFSGHMDVVSAGNEADWTSDPFKPEIRDGKMYGRGTCDMKSGLAAMAIAMIELKEEKADFNGRLRLIATVGEEVGELGAEQLTKEGYVDDVTSMVIGEPSGYAGIVYAHKGSINFKVASQGKNAHSSMPQLGVNAIDHLNDFYSRANQLFRSETHTDEVLGDFIYNVTMISGGEQINSIPSEASLQGNIRTIPGYDNDIVIKKMNELIDELNQKDTYHLTLSIEANKISVKSEKDSDIAKIAQQVAKKQVNVDIPMVGVSGTTDAAEFTKGKQVFPVIIFGPGNETPHQVDEYVDVDNYLEMVDIYKEIATSYLV; from the coding sequence ATGGAAAATCAAGAAAAAGTTCAAATTTTAAAAGACATCGTCGCAATCAAATCAGTCAACGGCAATGAAAAAGAAGTCGCTGAGTACCTAAGTAAGCTTTTCAAAAAACACGGGATCGACTCAAGCTTTTTAGAATATGACAAAGATCGTGATAACCTAATTGTTGAAATCGGTAATAAAAATAGTGAAAAAGTCTTAGCCTTTTCAGGACATATGGATGTGGTATCAGCAGGGAATGAAGCTGACTGGACTTCTGATCCGTTCAAACCTGAAATTCGTGATGGCAAAATGTACGGCCGCGGCACTTGTGATATGAAGAGTGGGTTAGCCGCTATGGCAATTGCAATGATTGAATTAAAAGAAGAAAAAGCAGATTTTAACGGACGTTTACGTTTAATCGCCACAGTGGGTGAAGAAGTCGGCGAATTAGGAGCCGAACAATTAACCAAAGAAGGCTACGTGGATGATGTAACTTCAATGGTGATCGGTGAACCTTCTGGTTATGCAGGTATCGTTTATGCCCACAAAGGATCAATCAATTTTAAAGTAGCCAGTCAAGGCAAAAATGCCCACAGCTCAATGCCTCAACTAGGTGTAAATGCCATTGATCATTTGAATGACTTTTACTCAAGAGCCAATCAATTATTCCGTAGTGAAACCCATACAGATGAAGTCTTAGGCGATTTTATTTATAATGTTACGATGATTTCCGGTGGAGAACAAATTAACAGTATTCCAAGTGAAGCAAGTCTTCAAGGGAATATCAGAACGATTCCTGGCTATGATAATGATATTGTGATCAAAAAAATGAACGAACTGATCGATGAATTAAACCAAAAAGATACCTATCATTTAACCTTGAGTATCGAAGCAAATAAAATTTCAGTGAAAAGCGAAAAAGATTCTGATATCGCGAAAATCGCTCAACAAGTAGCAAAAAAACAAGTCAATGTCGATATTCCAATGGTTGGCGTGTCTGGAACGACGGATGCTGCTGAATTTACCAAAGGCAAACAAGTCTTTCCTGTGATTATTTTTGGTCCAGGTAATGAAACACCACACCAAGTGGACGAATATGTGGATGTGGATAACTATTTGGAAATGGTCGATATTTATAAAGAAATAGCTACGAGTTATTTAGTGTAA
- a CDS encoding Txe/YoeB family addiction module toxin → MSDEWVVRVHKEVKKKHIPLLEKVNLLTDYDEVIEILKRNPFTRVRNFEKLNPKHKEIFSMRINSKHRVVYTVDKKSKIVKVWAAWSHYENNVPR, encoded by the coding sequence ATGAGTGATGAATGGGTTGTCCGAGTACATAAAGAGGTTAAGAAAAAGCATATACCATTACTAGAAAAGGTTAATTTATTAACTGATTACGATGAAGTTATAGAAATCTTAAAGAGAAATCCGTTTACTCGTGTGAGAAATTTTGAAAAATTAAATCCTAAACACAAAGAAATTTTTTCAATGAGAATCAACAGTAAGCATAGAGTAGTGTATACAGTTGATAAAAAAAGCAAGATCGTTAAGGTATGGGCTGCCTGGTCTCACTATGAAAATAATGTACCTAGGTAG
- a CDS encoding prevent-host-death protein encodes MEVITPTNFRKDMFNVLKDIAASNKELEVTLNSQIGANDGVVMISKREWQAIQEELYLQRTGTLDYVFNLMENESEDDFEDA; translated from the coding sequence ATGGAAGTAATTACCCCTACGAATTTTAGAAAAGATATGTTTAATGTTTTAAAAGATATTGCGGCTTCCAACAAAGAATTGGAAGTAACACTTAATTCCCAAATTGGTGCTAATGATGGTGTTGTTATGATTTCTAAAAGAGAATGGCAGGCAATACAAGAAGAATTATATTTACAAAGAACTGGAACATTAGATTATGTATTCAATCTAATGGAGAATGAGTCGGAAGATGATTTCGAGGACGCCTAA
- the purR gene encoding pur operon repressor yields the protein MTDSKIRRSERLIDMTQYLLDHPHTLVSLTHFAQRYKSAKSSISEDLAIIKKTFKQRGTGILETIPGAAGGVRFIPEIPYEESKELVMALCERLSEQDRLLPGGYVYLSDLLGQPELLRQVGRIIASKYLGEQIDAVMTVATKGVPIAQAVSYYLNVPFVIVRRDSKITEGSTVSVNYVSGSSERIEKMELSKRSLKRGSRVLVVDDFMKGGGTVNGMKSLIEEFEAELVGITVFAESKFKGQRAIEDYTSLLYVEDVDTRTKTINVVPGNYFDE from the coding sequence GTGACAGATTCTAAAATTCGGAGAAGCGAACGATTGATTGATATGACACAGTACTTACTGGATCATCCCCATACATTAGTTTCTTTGACCCATTTTGCACAGCGCTATAAATCAGCTAAATCATCGATCAGTGAAGATTTAGCGATCATCAAAAAGACATTTAAACAAAGAGGCACAGGAATTCTTGAAACAATTCCAGGGGCGGCTGGTGGTGTACGATTCATCCCAGAAATTCCATATGAGGAATCAAAAGAATTAGTGATGGCTTTGTGTGAACGTTTGTCAGAACAAGATCGTCTGTTGCCAGGAGGATATGTGTATCTTTCTGATTTATTAGGACAGCCGGAATTATTGCGCCAAGTTGGGAGAATCATTGCTTCTAAATATTTAGGTGAACAAATCGATGCTGTTATGACCGTAGCAACTAAAGGGGTACCGATTGCTCAAGCTGTTTCTTATTATTTAAATGTTCCGTTTGTAATCGTTCGTCGTGATTCAAAAATCACGGAAGGTTCAACGGTTAGCGTGAATTACGTTTCGGGATCATCTGAACGTATCGAAAAAATGGAACTGTCAAAACGTAGCTTAAAACGTGGATCGAGAGTTTTAGTAGTAGATGATTTCATGAAAGGCGGCGGAACCGTTAACGGGATGAAGAGCTTGATCGAAGAGTTTGAAGCGGAACTTGTCGGGATTACTGTTTTTGCTGAGTCTAAATTTAAAGGACAACGCGCGATTGAAGATTATACGTCATTGCTTTATGTAGAAGATGTAGATACACGGACTAAAACGATTAATGTAGTTCCAGGAAATTATTTTGATGAATAG
- a CDS encoding metal ABC transporter permease yields the protein MEMLSYEFMRKAFLAATFISVIAPMLGVFLVIRRQSLMADTLSHVSLAGVALGFFLNWNPDIMTLVVVIIAAIILEYLRMIYSTYSEISIAILMSGGLALALVLMNLSGGNSAASIQSYLFGSIVTITWQQVVILAVLFVVLVILFVLFKRPMYVLTFDEDTAHVDGLPIHWMSMLFNVITGVAIAVMIPIAGALLISAIMVLPAAIGMRIGKGFNTVIIISVIMGLIGMLTGLTGSYYLETPPSASITLIFIGLFILVSIVRKGIVTMQRNKKMSQR from the coding sequence TTGGAGATGCTTTCATATGAGTTCATGAGAAAAGCCTTTTTAGCAGCAACGTTTATTTCGGTAATTGCACCAATGCTAGGTGTATTTTTGGTAATCAGAAGACAATCTTTAATGGCGGATACTCTTTCTCATGTCTCTTTAGCAGGGGTAGCCTTAGGGTTTTTCTTAAATTGGAATCCAGATATCATGACGTTGGTTGTCGTGATTATTGCGGCAATTATTTTAGAATATCTACGAATGATTTATAGTACGTACTCGGAAATTTCGATTGCGATTTTAATGTCTGGTGGTTTAGCACTGGCTTTGGTTTTGATGAACCTTAGCGGAGGTAATTCTGCGGCAAGTATTCAGTCATATCTATTCGGTTCGATCGTGACGATCACTTGGCAACAGGTCGTTATTTTGGCGGTGTTGTTTGTCGTATTAGTGATTTTGTTTGTTTTATTTAAACGACCAATGTATGTTTTGACGTTTGATGAAGATACGGCACATGTGGATGGTTTACCAATCCATTGGATGTCGATGTTGTTTAACGTGATTACAGGTGTAGCAATCGCAGTTATGATCCCTATTGCAGGGGCCTTATTGATATCCGCGATCATGGTCTTACCTGCTGCGATCGGGATGCGGATTGGCAAGGGATTTAACACGGTTATTATCATCAGTGTTATTATGGGATTGATTGGCATGCTAACAGGATTGACGGGTTCTTATTATTTAGAAACACCGCCAAGTGCCAGCATTACCTTGATTTTTATCGGGTTATTTATTCTTGTCAGCATCGTCCGTAAAGGGATTGTAACGATGCAACGAAATAAGAAGATGAGTCAGAGATAA
- a CDS encoding MurR/RpiR family transcriptional regulator, giving the protein MDLEIITKGKQLSENEKQILSYLITNIQLLDGVSLRVIATNTYTSPATIVRLAQKLEFSGYTELFYYLKNSQPNNHMTSKATIDYHIDTQKIETSIKEMKTIYVKNKDKFITIYATGFSSIIAEYLYKKLLVNGIKTLFVSASDSSGIINNNIDNISMLITISKSGETQKVIEKMTHSKENNIPIILFTGNGQHRANTLASLVFEVEDERPLDSQNTHYNSFFGKLLLLLEYIVEEFVQD; this is encoded by the coding sequence GTGGATCTAGAAATTATTACTAAGGGAAAACAACTTTCTGAAAATGAAAAGCAAATCCTTTCTTATTTGATTACAAATATCCAGTTGCTAGATGGTGTATCTCTACGAGTAATCGCTACAAACACCTATACATCGCCTGCAACTATTGTTCGTTTGGCTCAAAAATTAGAATTTTCAGGCTATACTGAGCTTTTTTATTATTTAAAAAATAGCCAACCTAATAACCATATGACCTCAAAAGCTACGATTGATTATCACATTGATACACAGAAAATTGAAACCTCAATTAAAGAGATGAAAACGATTTACGTGAAAAATAAAGATAAATTCATCACGATTTATGCAACTGGTTTTTCTAGTATCATAGCTGAATACCTCTATAAAAAATTATTAGTCAATGGGATTAAGACCTTATTTGTCAGCGCTTCAGATTCTTCTGGAATCATCAATAATAATATTGATAACATAAGTATGTTAATAACTATTTCTAAATCAGGTGAGACCCAAAAAGTTATTGAGAAGATGACTCATTCAAAAGAAAATAACATTCCAATTATTTTGTTTACTGGAAATGGACAACACCGCGCAAATACCCTTGCATCACTTGTTTTTGAAGTAGAGGATGAACGACCACTAGATAGTCAAAATACCCACTATAATAGTTTTTTTGGGAAATTACTATTACTATTGGAATATATCGTAGAAGAATTTGTCCAAGATTAA